The Clostridium bornimense genome includes a region encoding these proteins:
- a CDS encoding nitrogenase component I subunit alpha encodes MSKVDSVLDKYSAKVYKNRKGHMLELEEETQEIAANSRTMPGLINHRGCCYAGCKGVVLGPTKDALIITHGPIGCGFYSWGTRRNKAKAEDGGQNYVPYCFSTDLQESDIVFGGEKKLDAAIEEAVNIFHPKTIFICATCPVGLIGDDLPAVAKRNSEKYGIDVISFPCEGYKGVSQSAGHHIANNIIIRDLIGTVDYKPTKHSVNILGEYNIGGDAWEIKRILTLCGYEVIATFTGDGSVDNYRKAHTADLNVIQCHRSINYIAEMMKIQYGTAWMKGDFIGLDNTIETLREMAKFFDDPVLIQQTEKVIADELANISDDMSLYRTKLRGKTAALFVGGSRSHHYQLLLKDFGVKTLLAGYEFAHRDDYEGREVIPNIVEDADLKNIEVLNVEKIEDKYKVYKTEEELEELKKEISELEDYKGMERDMDKGSIVVDDLNHYETEEFIKKLKPDMFFSGIKDKFVIQKGGILSRQLHSYDYSGPYAGFKGAVNFGRDVTMGMYTPVWNYTVAPWKKESVLEGKLGGED; translated from the coding sequence ATGAGTAAAGTAGATAGTGTATTAGACAAATATAGTGCAAAAGTATATAAAAACAGAAAAGGCCATATGTTAGAGTTGGAGGAAGAGACTCAAGAGATTGCTGCAAATAGTAGAACAATGCCCGGTCTTATAAATCATAGAGGATGTTGCTATGCTGGATGTAAAGGAGTTGTACTTGGACCAACAAAAGATGCATTGATTATAACGCATGGGCCTATAGGATGTGGTTTCTATTCATGGGGAACAAGGAGAAACAAGGCAAAAGCTGAAGATGGTGGACAAAATTATGTTCCATATTGTTTTTCAACAGATTTACAAGAAAGTGATATTGTATTTGGCGGAGAAAAAAAATTAGATGCAGCTATAGAAGAAGCTGTAAATATTTTTCATCCTAAAACTATATTTATATGTGCTACTTGTCCAGTTGGTTTAATAGGTGATGATTTGCCAGCGGTAGCAAAGAGAAATTCAGAAAAGTACGGAATTGATGTAATATCTTTTCCATGTGAAGGATATAAAGGTGTATCTCAATCAGCAGGACACCACATAGCAAATAACATAATAATTAGAGACCTAATTGGTACAGTTGATTATAAGCCAACTAAGCATTCCGTAAATATACTTGGCGAGTATAATATTGGTGGAGATGCTTGGGAAATCAAAAGAATATTAACGTTATGTGGATATGAGGTAATTGCAACATTTACAGGTGACGGAAGTGTTGACAATTATAGAAAAGCTCATACCGCTGATCTCAATGTAATTCAATGTCACCGTTCAATTAATTATATCGCGGAAATGATGAAAATTCAATATGGCACAGCTTGGATGAAAGGGGACTTTATAGGATTAGATAATACTATAGAGACGCTTAGAGAAATGGCTAAATTTTTCGATGATCCTGTATTAATACAGCAAACTGAGAAAGTAATAGCTGATGAACTTGCAAATATCAGTGATGATATGTCTCTATACAGAACAAAGCTTAGAGGAAAAACTGCAGCATTGTTTGTTGGTGGATCAAGATCACATCATTATCAATTACTGCTTAAAGACTTTGGCGTAAAGACTCTCCTTGCAGGATATGAATTTGCACATAGAGATGATTATGAAGGTAGAGAAGTAATACCTAATATAGTAGAAGATGCTGATTTAAAAAATATTGAAGTTTTAAATGTTGAGAAAATAGAAGATAAATATAAAGTGTATAAGACAGAAGAGGAACTTGAAGAGTTAAAGAAAGAAATAAGTGAATTAGAAGACTATAAAGGTATGGAAAGAGACATGGATAAGGGATCAATAGTAGTAGATGATCTGAATCATTATGAAACTGAAGAGTTTATTAAGAAGTTGAAACCAGACATGTTTTTCTCAGGAATAAAGGATAAGTTTGTAATTCAAAAGGGCGGAATTCTTTCAAGACAATTACACTCATACGATTACTCTGGGCCATATGCTGGATTTAAAGGAGCTGTAAACTTTGGTAGAGATGTAACAATGGGTATGTATACACCAGTTTGGAACTATACAGTAGCTCCTTGGAAAAAAGAATCTGTTTTAGAGGGAAAACTAGGAGGTGAAGACTAA
- a CDS encoding P-II family nitrogen regulator, producing MKEIMCIIRLNKVNQTKNALAEAGFPSITCRKVLGRGKKSLDKISKEFADAHNEVYSGFSEAFTEGRRLIAKRSFTIIVNDGEVEKAVETIINVNKTDTPGDGKIFVLPIEEAYRVRDGKSGEEIL from the coding sequence ATGAAGGAGATAATGTGTATAATACGGTTAAATAAAGTGAATCAAACCAAAAATGCCCTAGCTGAAGCTGGGTTTCCATCTATTACTTGTAGAAAAGTTTTGGGAAGAGGTAAGAAATCTTTAGATAAAATAAGTAAAGAATTTGCAGATGCTCATAATGAAGTGTATTCAGGTTTTTCAGAAGCATTTACAGAAGGAAGGAGACTAATTGCTAAAAGGTCTTTCACAATTATTGTTAATGATGGAGAAGTTGAAAAGGCAGTGGAAACAATAATTAATGTAAATAAAACTGATACACCAGGAGATGGTAAGATTTTTGTATTACCAATTGAAGAGGCATATAGAGTCAGAGATGGTAAGTCTGGAGAAGAGATACTTTAG
- a CDS encoding P-II family nitrogen regulator, translating to MYLVRSIIRSEKVDTVLSELFDAGFPQVTKMGVFGRGKQKGIQVGEIHYDELPKEMLLIVVKDEDKDDVVRVIMKNARTGEKGTYGDGKIFITPVETAYTISLGKEEL from the coding sequence ATGTATTTAGTAAGATCAATAATAAGAAGTGAAAAAGTAGATACAGTGTTATCGGAATTATTTGATGCTGGATTTCCTCAAGTAACTAAAATGGGCGTTTTTGGAAGGGGAAAACAAAAAGGAATTCAAGTTGGGGAAATCCATTATGATGAATTGCCTAAAGAGATGCTTTTAATAGTAGTGAAAGATGAGGATAAAGATGATGTGGTAAGGGTTATAATGAAGAATGCGAGAACTGGGGAAAAAGGAACTTATGGGGACGGTAAGATTTTCATAACTCCAGTTGAAACTGCATATACAATTAGTTTAGGTAAAGAGGAACTCTAA
- the nifH gene encoding nitrogenase iron protein, with protein MRQVAIYGKGGIGKSTTTQNLTSALAEMGKKIMIVGCDPKADSTRLVLGGLAQKTVLDTLREEGEDIDLDLIMKEGFGGIRCVESGGPEPGVGCAGRGIITSIGMLERLGAYTDDLDYVFYDVLGDVVCGGFAMPIREGKAQEIYIVASGEMMALYAANNISKGIQKYAKTGGVRLGGIICNSRKVDRELDLLTAFAKELGSQLIHFVPRDNMVQRAEIHKQTVIEFDPSAGQANEYRQLAKNIDENKMLVIPTPMKQERLEEILMEYGLMDI; from the coding sequence ATGAGACAAGTTGCTATTTATGGAAAAGGTGGAATTGGTAAATCAACAACAACACAAAATTTAACTTCAGCATTAGCTGAAATGGGAAAGAAGATTATGATAGTTGGTTGTGATCCTAAAGCAGATTCAACTAGATTAGTACTTGGTGGCTTAGCACAAAAAACAGTTTTAGATACTTTAAGAGAAGAGGGAGAAGATATAGACTTAGATTTAATAATGAAAGAAGGATTTGGTGGAATAAGATGTGTTGAATCTGGTGGACCAGAACCAGGGGTAGGATGTGCTGGTAGAGGAATTATTACTTCTATTGGAATGCTCGAAAGACTTGGAGCATATACAGATGATCTAGATTATGTGTTTTATGATGTTTTAGGAGACGTTGTTTGTGGTGGTTTTGCGATGCCAATAAGAGAAGGGAAAGCACAAGAGATTTATATTGTTGCTTCAGGGGAAATGATGGCATTATATGCAGCAAATAATATTTCAAAAGGTATTCAAAAATATGCTAAGACTGGAGGCGTTAGACTTGGTGGTATCATATGTAACTCAAGAAAGGTTGATAGAGAATTAGATCTTTTAACAGCATTTGCAAAAGAGCTTGGAAGTCAACTTATTCACTTTGTACCTAGAGATAACATGGTTCAAAGAGCTGAAATTCATAAGCAAACAGTTATTGAATTTGATCCATCAGCAGGTCAAGCTAATGAATATAGACAACTAGCAAAAAATATAGATGAAAATAAAATGCTAGTAATTCCAACTCCAATGAAACAAGAGAGACTAGAAGAAATTCTTATGGAATATGGATTGATGGATATTTAA
- a CDS encoding helix-turn-helix transcriptional regulator: MDKNKKFLSPLEVAEILSISKKTVYEIIKRNELKAYKVGNKLRISPDEVKRYIGEDKEEFADLREEIKVDYGMYSFSELYKNHIEDKLVICGKDSIIDILVSYLSQCYKGIKILRLYDNSFNGLCALYNGDVKVTASHIWNADTDRCNVDYVRSMLPGISTTIINLCYRTQGFYVQKGNPKNIKSWKDLSRKDVILVNRELGSGTRILIDESLKKFGIEKKDVQGYGNNVTNNREVVNFIRNGKADVGVGVKKHIRDNENLEFIPIHKESYDLVIKTEDLHTYPCKAIIDILKLEEFKSDCEENDNYDYTDMGKIIAII; the protein is encoded by the coding sequence ATGGATAAAAACAAAAAATTTCTAAGTCCCTTAGAGGTTGCTGAGATATTATCAATATCTAAGAAGACTGTTTATGAAATTATAAAAAGAAATGAACTTAAAGCATATAAAGTGGGAAATAAACTAAGGATAAGTCCAGATGAAGTAAAAAGATACATTGGAGAAGATAAAGAAGAGTTTGCTGATTTAAGAGAAGAGATTAAAGTAGATTATGGTATGTATTCTTTTAGTGAATTATATAAAAATCACATAGAAGACAAATTAGTTATTTGTGGAAAAGATTCTATAATAGATATATTAGTTTCATACTTGAGTCAGTGCTACAAAGGAATAAAGATTTTGAGATTGTATGATAATAGTTTTAATGGTTTATGTGCTTTGTATAATGGTGATGTTAAAGTTACAGCAAGTCATATTTGGAATGCTGATACTGATAGGTGTAATGTAGATTATGTAAGAAGTATGTTGCCAGGAATATCAACTACAATTATTAACTTGTGTTATAGAACTCAAGGGTTTTATGTGCAAAAGGGAAATCCGAAAAATATAAAAAGCTGGAAAGACTTAAGTAGAAAAGATGTAATATTAGTTAATAGAGAATTAGGAAGTGGTACTAGAATTTTAATTGATGAAAGCTTAAAAAAATTTGGTATAGAAAAAAAAGACGTGCAAGGTTATGGAAACAACGTTACTAATAATAGAGAGGTTGTAAACTTTATCAGGAATGGAAAGGCTGATGTTGGAGTTGGAGTAAAAAAACACATTAGAGATAATGAGAACCTTGAGTTTATACCTATTCATAAAGAAAGTTATGATTTAGTTATTAAGACAGAAGATTTACATACATATCCATGTAAAGCCATAATAGATATTTTAAAATTAGAAGAGTTTAAGAGTGATTGTGAAGAAAATGACAATTATGATTATACAGATATGGGTAAGATAATAGCAATTATATAA
- a CDS encoding Fe-only nitrogenase accessory AnfO family protein, producing the protein MEKIAFLLRDFNEIGSFQNCKELIVYGKERHWGVFKSIPINISATSRVDTIREYYRAVVEELDDCKVIVVEKAQGIPYGVFYEADFSIWELSGNPEDYLDTILEKEEEHVRKVKELEKQFVAKKIKDGYYLIDLNELQFTRPELSSKKAIMPFLEHEKFDILEVRCCHIPPWLEKKEYNKEISISASKIKRNEYKVLIKKLI; encoded by the coding sequence ATGGAGAAGATAGCATTTTTGCTAAGAGATTTTAATGAAATTGGATCATTTCAAAATTGTAAGGAGTTAATAGTATATGGGAAAGAAAGACATTGGGGAGTTTTTAAAAGTATTCCTATAAATATATCTGCAACAAGTAGGGTAGACACAATACGAGAATATTATAGAGCTGTAGTTGAGGAGTTAGATGATTGTAAAGTTATAGTGGTTGAGAAAGCACAAGGAATACCATATGGAGTCTTCTATGAAGCTGATTTTAGCATATGGGAACTCTCAGGAAATCCAGAGGATTATTTAGATACAATATTAGAAAAAGAAGAGGAACATGTTAGGAAAGTTAAAGAACTAGAAAAACAGTTTGTAGCAAAAAAAATTAAAGATGGATATTATCTTATAGATTTGAATGAATTACAGTTTACAAGACCAGAATTATCGTCTAAAAAGGCTATTATGCCTTTTTTGGAACATGAAAAATTTGATATACTAGAAGTAAGATGTTGTCATATACCACCATGGCTTGAAAAAAAAGAATATAATAAAGAGATATCAATATCTGCATCTAAAATAAAGAGAAATGAATATAAGGTTCTTATAAAAAAGTTGATATAG
- a CDS encoding homocitrate synthase, with the protein MENKFYIVDTTLRDGEQQAGKVFSKKDKIDIVKRLDSMGVYQIEAGIPAMCKEEKEVILSMMEIKGGCKISTWNRIKESDIYHSFDCKPDIIHISAPISDMHIYKNLRRDRKWVIDSIKRCIYIAKEKDYEVVVGLEDASRAEKKFLVEVCKIVKSLQVNRVRYSDTLGILDISSVKENVEEIIKECDIDIEFHGHNDFGMAIPLSLVAYRSGAKYIDCTIEGIGERTGNTDLDRFKSIMKYYI; encoded by the coding sequence ATGGAAAATAAATTTTATATTGTTGATACTACATTAAGAGATGGTGAGCAGCAGGCGGGGAAAGTTTTTTCAAAGAAAGATAAGATAGATATAGTTAAAAGATTAGATAGTATGGGGGTATATCAGATAGAAGCAGGTATACCAGCAATGTGTAAGGAAGAAAAGGAAGTAATACTATCAATGATGGAGATAAAAGGTGGTTGCAAAATTTCAACATGGAATAGGATAAAAGAAAGTGATATATATCATTCCTTTGATTGTAAGCCGGATATTATTCATATAAGTGCTCCAATTTCAGACATGCATATATATAAAAACTTAAGAAGAGATAGAAAATGGGTAATTGATAGCATAAAAAGATGTATATATATTGCAAAGGAGAAAGATTATGAGGTTGTAGTAGGGTTAGAAGATGCATCGAGAGCAGAGAAGAAATTTTTGGTTGAGGTATGTAAGATAGTGAAGAGTTTACAAGTGAATAGAGTTAGGTATTCTGATACATTAGGAATATTAGATATATCATCTGTAAAAGAAAATGTAGAAGAAATTATAAAAGAGTGTGATATTGATATAGAGTTTCATGGCCATAATGATTTTGGTATGGCAATTCCTTTATCATTAGTGGCCTATAGATCAGGGGCAAAGTATATAGATTGTACTATAGAAGGAATAGGAGAGAGAACTGGAAATACTGATTTAGATAGATTTAAAAGTATTATGAAATATTATATATAG
- a CDS encoding homocitrate synthase/isopropylmalate synthase family protein, with protein sequence MNDVKIIDRTIVELYYKNKGKLLQNIDEIVALLIESGVDIVEVPKEIAENVVYGNKFIYRKEEEEVLIDSCKDIECHSIFNKEVNRIIGLGDMLFYDYENILNQIFTEFGANVELSIKNDFHMATSILNYWVSRFKGKKVVTSFSGIGGFAPTEEILASQRYLYNLRKSGDFKAFKNLREIVEDITEMKMPRNKPIIGEEIFYVESGIHVDGIYKDPSNYEPFLPEDIGAVRKIVLGKSSGRKAIEIKLKEMNVVYDDKTVIKLLDIVKKKSIDLKRGLSDDEFKEIVKEKVSDNGK encoded by the coding sequence ATGAATGATGTAAAGATAATTGATAGAACAATTGTGGAGTTATATTATAAAAATAAAGGGAAATTACTACAAAATATTGATGAAATAGTAGCATTATTAATAGAATCGGGAGTAGATATTGTTGAAGTACCAAAAGAAATTGCAGAAAACGTAGTTTATGGTAATAAATTTATTTATAGAAAAGAAGAAGAGGAGGTTCTAATAGATAGTTGCAAAGATATTGAATGTCATTCTATTTTCAATAAAGAGGTTAATAGAATTATTGGATTAGGAGATATGTTATTTTACGATTATGAGAATATATTGAATCAAATATTTACAGAGTTTGGGGCTAATGTTGAACTTTCCATAAAAAATGACTTTCATATGGCAACATCTATATTAAATTATTGGGTAAGTAGATTTAAAGGCAAGAAAGTGGTTACTAGTTTTTCAGGAATTGGAGGCTTTGCACCGACAGAAGAAATATTAGCATCGCAGAGATATTTATATAATTTAAGAAAATCAGGTGATTTCAAAGCATTTAAAAATTTAAGAGAAATTGTTGAAGATATTACCGAGATGAAAATGCCTAGAAATAAACCTATTATTGGAGAAGAGATTTTCTATGTAGAATCTGGAATTCATGTTGATGGAATATATAAAGATCCAAGCAATTATGAGCCTTTTTTACCTGAAGATATAGGTGCAGTAAGAAAAATAGTTTTAGGTAAATCATCTGGAAGAAAGGCAATTGAAATTAAGCTAAAAGAAATGAATGTTGTATATGATGATAAAACAGTTATAAAGTTATTAGATATTGTTAAGAAAAAAAGTATAGATTTGAAAAGAGGATTAAGTGATGATGAGTTTAAAGAAATAGTGAAAGAGAAGGTGAGTGATAATGGAAAATAA
- the modA gene encoding molybdate ABC transporter substrate-binding protein — translation MKKNLSFFLSTFLIATISFTMLGCNNNTPKEKNTTEKSNEIKADLTISAAASLKEAMEDIKKEFKKEYPNITLTFNYGSSGSLQQQIEQGAPSDVFISAGKSQMTALNDKNLILSDSCKDLVTNKLVLVGSKDSSITSINDLTSDSVNKIAVGEPSSVPAGKYADETLKNLGIYDSISSKLVFAKDVKEVLTWSTTGNADVGFVYLSDAISSDSAKIIENISEDLHSSITYPVGIVKATKNEEASKDFVNFLFSDSSNTIFEKYGYTPCK, via the coding sequence ATGAAAAAGAATTTATCATTTTTTCTATCGACCTTTTTAATTGCTACTATATCTTTTACAATGTTAGGATGTAATAATAACACGCCTAAAGAAAAAAACACTACTGAGAAAAGTAACGAAATAAAAGCTGACTTAACTATTTCTGCTGCTGCAAGTTTAAAAGAGGCAATGGAAGATATAAAAAAAGAATTCAAAAAAGAATATCCAAATATTACTCTTACCTTCAATTATGGCTCATCTGGATCATTACAACAACAAATCGAACAAGGAGCACCATCTGACGTATTTATCTCTGCTGGAAAATCACAAATGACCGCACTAAATGATAAAAATTTAATTTTATCAGATAGTTGCAAAGATTTAGTTACAAATAAACTTGTTTTAGTAGGTTCAAAAGACTCTTCCATTACTTCAATTAATGACTTAACCTCTGATTCTGTAAATAAAATAGCTGTAGGTGAACCTTCAAGCGTTCCAGCTGGTAAATATGCAGATGAAACTTTAAAAAATCTTGGTATCTATGATAGTATCTCATCAAAATTAGTATTTGCTAAAGACGTAAAAGAAGTATTAACTTGGTCAACTACAGGTAATGCTGACGTAGGTTTTGTTTATCTAAGTGACGCTATTTCTAGTGACTCTGCAAAAATAATTGAGAATATATCAGAAGATTTACATTCATCTATTACATACCCGGTTGGTATAGTAAAAGCAACAAAAAATGAAGAAGCTTCTAAAGATTTTGTTAACTTCTTATTCAGTGATTCTAGTAATACAATATTTGAAAAATACGGATATACCCCTTGTAAGTAA
- the modB gene encoding molybdate ABC transporter permease subunit, with the protein MITDFSPFWISLKTSILSTIITFIIGIPIAYLIAKSNSKLKGFIDAIVTLPLILPPTVVGFFLLLICGKNGPIGILLSKFDITLIFSWTATVITAVIISFPMMYRSSRSSFEQIDKNIISAARTLGLSEFKIFYKVAIPLAYPGIIGGLVLSFARSMGEFGATLMLAGNIPGKTQTMPLAIFFAAEGGNYKEAIAWVLIIVFFSLIMILLLNYWCSIQDKVLGKRR; encoded by the coding sequence ATGATAACTGATTTTTCTCCTTTTTGGATTTCTCTAAAAACCTCTATATTAAGCACTATCATTACCTTTATTATAGGAATTCCAATTGCCTATCTTATTGCTAAAAGTAATAGTAAATTAAAAGGGTTTATTGATGCAATAGTTACACTTCCTTTAATTTTACCACCTACAGTAGTTGGTTTTTTCTTACTTTTGATTTGCGGCAAAAATGGTCCAATAGGAATTTTACTAAGTAAATTTGATATAACTCTAATCTTTTCTTGGACAGCTACTGTTATAACCGCCGTAATAATTTCTTTTCCTATGATGTATAGGTCAAGTAGATCTTCCTTTGAACAAATTGACAAAAATATAATATCTGCTGCACGTACACTAGGACTTAGTGAATTTAAAATATTCTACAAAGTTGCAATACCACTAGCTTATCCTGGAATTATTGGTGGTCTAGTGCTTTCCTTTGCAAGATCTATGGGTGAATTTGGTGCTACCCTTATGTTAGCAGGTAATATTCCTGGAAAAACTCAAACAATGCCTTTAGCAATTTTTTTCGCAGCTGAAGGTGGAAACTATAAAGAAGCAATAGCCTGGGTTTTAATTATTGTTTTCTTTTCACTTATAATGATACTATTATTAAATTATTGGTGTTCAATACAAGATAAAGTTTTAGGTAAAAGGAGGTAG
- a CDS encoding sulfate/molybdate ABC transporter ATP-binding protein: protein MLEMNIKKSLSSFNLTVNFATDKKILGFLGASGSGKSMSLRCIAGLETPSSGEIILNNRILYNSTNNINLKCQKRNIGFLFQNYALMPNMNVLENIKLGVIRKKDKEQINTLTAEYIKRFNLEGLEKKYPWQLSGGQQQRVALARALIINPDILLLDEPFSALDHHLKLTMEKELTTLLKYYTGYVVFVTHDIAEAYRICDEIIVFDNGTALCNKDKKLLFSNPSTLTEAKITGCKNISSIKILDTNTIYAEDWGLKLKINSLKTENLPSYVGIRAHFIDVLKNTNKNLTNINSFTVENIMENPFDLTIYVKANNETKGLITFFLEKEDLFFNIGDIINLHFSENNLFVF, encoded by the coding sequence ATGCTAGAAATGAATATAAAAAAAAGCCTATCTTCCTTTAATCTTACCGTTAATTTCGCCACTGATAAAAAAATCCTTGGATTCTTAGGTGCTTCAGGGTCTGGTAAGAGTATGTCTCTACGTTGCATTGCTGGTTTAGAAACACCATCATCTGGAGAAATAATATTAAATAATAGAATTTTATATAATTCTACAAATAATATAAATCTAAAATGCCAAAAAAGAAATATAGGATTTCTTTTTCAAAATTACGCTCTTATGCCTAATATGAATGTATTAGAAAATATAAAACTTGGAGTAATTAGAAAAAAAGATAAAGAACAAATTAATACCTTAACTGCAGAATATATAAAACGCTTTAATCTTGAAGGCCTTGAAAAAAAATATCCTTGGCAACTATCTGGAGGACAACAACAAAGAGTTGCTTTAGCGAGAGCCTTAATTATAAATCCTGATATATTATTACTTGATGAACCTTTTTCAGCATTAGATCATCATCTTAAATTAACTATGGAAAAAGAACTTACTACACTATTAAAATATTATACTGGATATGTTGTTTTTGTAACACATGATATTGCTGAAGCTTATAGAATTTGCGATGAAATTATTGTTTTTGATAATGGAACCGCCTTATGTAATAAAGATAAAAAGTTACTATTTTCAAATCCTTCTACACTAACAGAAGCAAAAATCACAGGTTGCAAAAATATTTCTAGTATAAAGATTCTTGATACAAATACAATTTATGCTGAAGATTGGGGGCTAAAACTAAAAATTAATAGTTTAAAAACAGAAAATCTACCTTCCTATGTAGGCATAAGAGCTCATTTTATCGATGTTCTTAAAAACACTAATAAAAACTTAACTAATATAAATTCATTTACTGTAGAAAACATAATGGAGAATCCATTTGACCTAACCATATATGTTAAAGCAAATAATGAAACAAAAGGTTTAATTACTTTCTTTCTTGAAAAAGAAGATTTATTTTTTAACATTGGTGATATTATTAATCTCCATTTTTCTGAGAATAATTTATTCGTTTTTTAA